Proteins from a genomic interval of Lycium ferocissimum isolate CSIRO_LF1 chromosome 2, AGI_CSIRO_Lferr_CH_V1, whole genome shotgun sequence:
- the LOC132036258 gene encoding uncharacterized protein LOC132036258 isoform X2, whose amino-acid sequence MKKNSTLHSVYPQNHQFLFLTISRLSNHMTISQLSKCYPGFIITTRWLSTETESIKSEFTGPNAYEVLGVSERSTFAEIKYSFRKLAKETHPDLAHSTQTSKRFVEILAAYEILSDSEKRAHYDQYLSFRKAIVDMHSRQGSKMCIYESYSTSIKEMEVVEWLKWYRQTVNDILAEKRVVSGSGYFDALERDFYSALHLAFYGPEIESDLLPEFFEAEERSVYETAEVLHLVFGRDLFGMVCLAKNIPELSNASMERLTSLESELCHSLENIPMKMHSETAASGSDQNQLRSSNYHTSDAYRDLELHVGGRLIAVATRVPPRSRSNGIQNEGFDDCIHVYLKSHEVQRIPKHNLMDFGLKSAIPLGTITGLGTSPDEGSCDVYDNNGVNTHVIMKHRTLLVRHMHWYQLGDEVSTCECRCSRAKLPPSKFWLFEPRCGMHDIGGWYVETFGRDKKGRNVPSQRYWDGLEANDHFEKRLHPAMYLLALAYRTLDIEHSRRNKQRMKDLMESNVSRVLSWCKRLVR is encoded by the exons atgaagaaaaactcTACTCTTCACTCTGTCTACCCTCAAAATcatcaatttctttttcttacaaTTTCACGTCTATCCAATCACATGACTATCTCTCAACTAAGCAAATGTTATCCTGGATTTATTATTACAACTCGGTGGCTCAGTACAGAGACCGAGTCGATTAAGTCCGAATTTACCGGACCTAACGCTTACGAGGTACTAGGTGTATCAGAAAGAAGCACCTTTGCTGAAATTAAATACTCTTTTCGTAAATTGGCTAAGGAAACTCACCCTGACCTTGCTCATTCCACACAAACTTCTAAGCGATTTGTTGAAATACTTGCTGCTTATGAG ATTCTATCCGATTCTGAGAAGAGAGCACATTATGACCAGTATCTCTCATTTCGAAAAGCAATTGTTGATATGCATTCTAGACAAGGTTCTAAAATGTGCATATATGAATCATATAGCACGTCAATCAAGGAGATGGAAGTTGTTGAATGGTTAAAGTGGTATAGACAAACAGTAAACGACATATTGGCTGAAAAAAGGGTAGTATCTGGATCAGGCTATTTTGATGCACTGGAAAGAGATTTCTACTCAGCATTACATTTAGCGTTCTATGGCCCTGAGATTGAGTCAGATCTCCTTCCTGAATTTTTTGAAGCCGAGGAGCGATCAGTATACGAAACGGCTGAGGTTCTGCACCTGGTTTTTGGGCGAGATCTTTTTGGGATGGTCTGTTTAGCCAAAAATATTCCTGAACTGTCAAATGCTTCTATGGAGAGACTGACATCCTTAGAATCAGAGTTGTGTCATTCCCTTGAGAATATCCCTATGAAAATGCATTCGGAGACAGCTGCTTCTGGTTCCGATCAAAACCAATTGAGAAGTTCCAATTACCATACATCAGATGCATACAGAGACTTAGAATTGCATGTTGGAGGGAGACTTATTGCTGTGGCAACAAGAGTTCCACCTAGGAGTAGATCTAATGGGATACAAAATGAAGGATTTGATGACTGCATTCATGTTTACCTCAAGTCACATGAAGTCCAAAGAATTCCCAAACATAACTTAATGGACTTTGGATTGAAGTCTGCCATTCCACTGGGAACGATAACAGGGTTGGGAACCAGTCCTGATGAAGGTTCTTGCGATGTTTACGACAACAATGGTGTAAACACCCATGTGATTATGAAGCATCGAACATTGCTG GTAAGACACATGCACTGGTATCAATTAGGAGATGAAGTATCAACCTGTGAGTGCAGATGCAGCAGAGCGAAGCTACCTCCAAGCAA ATTTTGGCTATTTGAACCTCGATGTGGCATGCATGACATTGGAGGTTGGTATGTGGAGACATTTGGCAGAGATAAGAAAGGCCGAAATGTGCCATCTCAGAGGTATTGGGATGGCTTAGAGGCAAATGATCACTTTGAGAA GAGACTACATCCAGCAATGTACTTGCTTGCTCTTGCCTACAGGACTCTAGATATTGAACATTCAAGGAGAAATAAACAGAGAATGAAGGATCTTATGGAGTCAAACGTATCTAGAGTTCTCAGCTGGTGCAAGAGACTAGTACGCTGA
- the LOC132036258 gene encoding uncharacterized protein LOC132036258 isoform X1 — MKKNSTLHSVYPQNHQFLFLTISRLSNHMTISQLSKCYPGFIITTRWLSTETESIKSEFTGPNAYEVLGVSERSTFAEIKYSFRKLAKETHPDLAHSTQTSKRFVEILAAYEVFTWMINGMQILSDSEKRAHYDQYLSFRKAIVDMHSRQGSKMCIYESYSTSIKEMEVVEWLKWYRQTVNDILAEKRVVSGSGYFDALERDFYSALHLAFYGPEIESDLLPEFFEAEERSVYETAEVLHLVFGRDLFGMVCLAKNIPELSNASMERLTSLESELCHSLENIPMKMHSETAASGSDQNQLRSSNYHTSDAYRDLELHVGGRLIAVATRVPPRSRSNGIQNEGFDDCIHVYLKSHEVQRIPKHNLMDFGLKSAIPLGTITGLGTSPDEGSCDVYDNNGVNTHVIMKHRTLLVRHMHWYQLGDEVSTCECRCSRAKLPPSKFWLFEPRCGMHDIGGWYVETFGRDKKGRNVPSQRYWDGLEANDHFEKRLHPAMYLLALAYRTLDIEHSRRNKQRMKDLMESNVSRVLSWCKRLVR; from the exons atgaagaaaaactcTACTCTTCACTCTGTCTACCCTCAAAATcatcaatttctttttcttacaaTTTCACGTCTATCCAATCACATGACTATCTCTCAACTAAGCAAATGTTATCCTGGATTTATTATTACAACTCGGTGGCTCAGTACAGAGACCGAGTCGATTAAGTCCGAATTTACCGGACCTAACGCTTACGAGGTACTAGGTGTATCAGAAAGAAGCACCTTTGCTGAAATTAAATACTCTTTTCGTAAATTGGCTAAGGAAACTCACCCTGACCTTGCTCATTCCACACAAACTTCTAAGCGATTTGTTGAAATACTTGCTGCTTATGAG GTATTTACTTGGATGATCAATGGAATGCAGATTCTATCCGATTCTGAGAAGAGAGCACATTATGACCAGTATCTCTCATTTCGAAAAGCAATTGTTGATATGCATTCTAGACAAGGTTCTAAAATGTGCATATATGAATCATATAGCACGTCAATCAAGGAGATGGAAGTTGTTGAATGGTTAAAGTGGTATAGACAAACAGTAAACGACATATTGGCTGAAAAAAGGGTAGTATCTGGATCAGGCTATTTTGATGCACTGGAAAGAGATTTCTACTCAGCATTACATTTAGCGTTCTATGGCCCTGAGATTGAGTCAGATCTCCTTCCTGAATTTTTTGAAGCCGAGGAGCGATCAGTATACGAAACGGCTGAGGTTCTGCACCTGGTTTTTGGGCGAGATCTTTTTGGGATGGTCTGTTTAGCCAAAAATATTCCTGAACTGTCAAATGCTTCTATGGAGAGACTGACATCCTTAGAATCAGAGTTGTGTCATTCCCTTGAGAATATCCCTATGAAAATGCATTCGGAGACAGCTGCTTCTGGTTCCGATCAAAACCAATTGAGAAGTTCCAATTACCATACATCAGATGCATACAGAGACTTAGAATTGCATGTTGGAGGGAGACTTATTGCTGTGGCAACAAGAGTTCCACCTAGGAGTAGATCTAATGGGATACAAAATGAAGGATTTGATGACTGCATTCATGTTTACCTCAAGTCACATGAAGTCCAAAGAATTCCCAAACATAACTTAATGGACTTTGGATTGAAGTCTGCCATTCCACTGGGAACGATAACAGGGTTGGGAACCAGTCCTGATGAAGGTTCTTGCGATGTTTACGACAACAATGGTGTAAACACCCATGTGATTATGAAGCATCGAACATTGCTG GTAAGACACATGCACTGGTATCAATTAGGAGATGAAGTATCAACCTGTGAGTGCAGATGCAGCAGAGCGAAGCTACCTCCAAGCAA ATTTTGGCTATTTGAACCTCGATGTGGCATGCATGACATTGGAGGTTGGTATGTGGAGACATTTGGCAGAGATAAGAAAGGCCGAAATGTGCCATCTCAGAGGTATTGGGATGGCTTAGAGGCAAATGATCACTTTGAGAA GAGACTACATCCAGCAATGTACTTGCTTGCTCTTGCCTACAGGACTCTAGATATTGAACATTCAAGGAGAAATAAACAGAGAATGAAGGATCTTATGGAGTCAAACGTATCTAGAGTTCTCAGCTGGTGCAAGAGACTAGTACGCTGA
- the LOC132036258 gene encoding uncharacterized protein LOC132036258 isoform X4: MKKNSTLHSVYPQNHQFLFLTISRLSNHMTISQLSKCYPGFIITTRWLSTETESIKSEFTGPNAYEVLGVSERSTFAEIKYSFRKLAKETHPDLAHSTQTSKRFVEILAAYEVFTWMINGMQILSDSEKRAHYDQYLSFRKAIVDMHSRQGSKMCIYESYSTSIKEMEVVEWLKWYRQTVNDILAEKRVVSGSGYFDALERDFYSALHLAFYGPEIESDLLPEFFEAEERSVYETAEVLHLVFGRDLFGMVCLAKNIPELSNASMERLTSLESELCHSLENIPMKMHSETAASGSDQNQLRSSNYHTSDAYRDLELHVGGRLIAVATRVPPRSRSNGIQNEGFDDCIHVYLKSHEVQRIPKHNLMDFGLKSAIPLGTITGLGTSPDEGSCDVYDNNGVNTHVIMKHRTLLVRHMHWYQLGDEVSTCECRCSRAKLPPSKFWLFEPRCGMHDIGGWYVETFGRDKKGRNVPSQRYWDGLEANDHFEKYILQCAGDYIQQCTCLLLPTGL, encoded by the exons atgaagaaaaactcTACTCTTCACTCTGTCTACCCTCAAAATcatcaatttctttttcttacaaTTTCACGTCTATCCAATCACATGACTATCTCTCAACTAAGCAAATGTTATCCTGGATTTATTATTACAACTCGGTGGCTCAGTACAGAGACCGAGTCGATTAAGTCCGAATTTACCGGACCTAACGCTTACGAGGTACTAGGTGTATCAGAAAGAAGCACCTTTGCTGAAATTAAATACTCTTTTCGTAAATTGGCTAAGGAAACTCACCCTGACCTTGCTCATTCCACACAAACTTCTAAGCGATTTGTTGAAATACTTGCTGCTTATGAG GTATTTACTTGGATGATCAATGGAATGCAGATTCTATCCGATTCTGAGAAGAGAGCACATTATGACCAGTATCTCTCATTTCGAAAAGCAATTGTTGATATGCATTCTAGACAAGGTTCTAAAATGTGCATATATGAATCATATAGCACGTCAATCAAGGAGATGGAAGTTGTTGAATGGTTAAAGTGGTATAGACAAACAGTAAACGACATATTGGCTGAAAAAAGGGTAGTATCTGGATCAGGCTATTTTGATGCACTGGAAAGAGATTTCTACTCAGCATTACATTTAGCGTTCTATGGCCCTGAGATTGAGTCAGATCTCCTTCCTGAATTTTTTGAAGCCGAGGAGCGATCAGTATACGAAACGGCTGAGGTTCTGCACCTGGTTTTTGGGCGAGATCTTTTTGGGATGGTCTGTTTAGCCAAAAATATTCCTGAACTGTCAAATGCTTCTATGGAGAGACTGACATCCTTAGAATCAGAGTTGTGTCATTCCCTTGAGAATATCCCTATGAAAATGCATTCGGAGACAGCTGCTTCTGGTTCCGATCAAAACCAATTGAGAAGTTCCAATTACCATACATCAGATGCATACAGAGACTTAGAATTGCATGTTGGAGGGAGACTTATTGCTGTGGCAACAAGAGTTCCACCTAGGAGTAGATCTAATGGGATACAAAATGAAGGATTTGATGACTGCATTCATGTTTACCTCAAGTCACATGAAGTCCAAAGAATTCCCAAACATAACTTAATGGACTTTGGATTGAAGTCTGCCATTCCACTGGGAACGATAACAGGGTTGGGAACCAGTCCTGATGAAGGTTCTTGCGATGTTTACGACAACAATGGTGTAAACACCCATGTGATTATGAAGCATCGAACATTGCTG GTAAGACACATGCACTGGTATCAATTAGGAGATGAAGTATCAACCTGTGAGTGCAGATGCAGCAGAGCGAAGCTACCTCCAAGCAA ATTTTGGCTATTTGAACCTCGATGTGGCATGCATGACATTGGAGGTTGGTATGTGGAGACATTTGGCAGAGATAAGAAAGGCCGAAATGTGCCATCTCAGAGGTATTGGGATGGCTTAGAGGCAAATGATCACTTTGAGAA ATATATTCTTCAATGTGCAGGAGACTACATCCAGCAATGTACTTGCTTGCTCTTGCCTACAGGACTCTAG
- the LOC132036258 gene encoding uncharacterized protein LOC132036258 isoform X3, which yields MKKNSTLHSVYPQNHQFLFLTISRLSNHMTISQLSKCYPGFIITTRWLSTETESIKSEFTGPNAYEVLGVSERSTFAEIKYSFRKLAKETHPDLAHSTQTSKRFVEILAAYEVFTWMINGMQILSDSEKRAHYDQYLSFRKAIVDMHSRQGSKMCIYESYSTSIKEMEVVEWLKWYRQTVNDILAEKRVVSGSGYFDALERDFYSALHLAFYGPEIESDLLPEFFEAEERSVYETAEVLHLVFGRDLFGMVCLAKNIPELSNASMERLTSLESELCHSLENIPMKMHSETAASGSDQNQLRSSNYHTSDAYRDLELHVGGRLIAVATRVPPRSRSNGIQNEGFDDCIHVYLKSHEVQRIPKHNLMDFGLKSAIPLGTITGLGTSPDEGSCDVYDNNGVNTHVIMKHRTLLVRHMHWYQLGDEVSTCECRCSRAKLPPSKFWLFEPRCGMHDIGGWYVETFGRDKKGRNVPSQRYWDGLEANDHFEKLESSNVGLMCRYILQCAGDYIQQCTCLLLPTGL from the exons atgaagaaaaactcTACTCTTCACTCTGTCTACCCTCAAAATcatcaatttctttttcttacaaTTTCACGTCTATCCAATCACATGACTATCTCTCAACTAAGCAAATGTTATCCTGGATTTATTATTACAACTCGGTGGCTCAGTACAGAGACCGAGTCGATTAAGTCCGAATTTACCGGACCTAACGCTTACGAGGTACTAGGTGTATCAGAAAGAAGCACCTTTGCTGAAATTAAATACTCTTTTCGTAAATTGGCTAAGGAAACTCACCCTGACCTTGCTCATTCCACACAAACTTCTAAGCGATTTGTTGAAATACTTGCTGCTTATGAG GTATTTACTTGGATGATCAATGGAATGCAGATTCTATCCGATTCTGAGAAGAGAGCACATTATGACCAGTATCTCTCATTTCGAAAAGCAATTGTTGATATGCATTCTAGACAAGGTTCTAAAATGTGCATATATGAATCATATAGCACGTCAATCAAGGAGATGGAAGTTGTTGAATGGTTAAAGTGGTATAGACAAACAGTAAACGACATATTGGCTGAAAAAAGGGTAGTATCTGGATCAGGCTATTTTGATGCACTGGAAAGAGATTTCTACTCAGCATTACATTTAGCGTTCTATGGCCCTGAGATTGAGTCAGATCTCCTTCCTGAATTTTTTGAAGCCGAGGAGCGATCAGTATACGAAACGGCTGAGGTTCTGCACCTGGTTTTTGGGCGAGATCTTTTTGGGATGGTCTGTTTAGCCAAAAATATTCCTGAACTGTCAAATGCTTCTATGGAGAGACTGACATCCTTAGAATCAGAGTTGTGTCATTCCCTTGAGAATATCCCTATGAAAATGCATTCGGAGACAGCTGCTTCTGGTTCCGATCAAAACCAATTGAGAAGTTCCAATTACCATACATCAGATGCATACAGAGACTTAGAATTGCATGTTGGAGGGAGACTTATTGCTGTGGCAACAAGAGTTCCACCTAGGAGTAGATCTAATGGGATACAAAATGAAGGATTTGATGACTGCATTCATGTTTACCTCAAGTCACATGAAGTCCAAAGAATTCCCAAACATAACTTAATGGACTTTGGATTGAAGTCTGCCATTCCACTGGGAACGATAACAGGGTTGGGAACCAGTCCTGATGAAGGTTCTTGCGATGTTTACGACAACAATGGTGTAAACACCCATGTGATTATGAAGCATCGAACATTGCTG GTAAGACACATGCACTGGTATCAATTAGGAGATGAAGTATCAACCTGTGAGTGCAGATGCAGCAGAGCGAAGCTACCTCCAAGCAA ATTTTGGCTATTTGAACCTCGATGTGGCATGCATGACATTGGAGGTTGGTATGTGGAGACATTTGGCAGAGATAAGAAAGGCCGAAATGTGCCATCTCAGAGGTATTGGGATGGCTTAGAGGCAAATGATCACTTTGAGAA GCTTGAAAGCAGTAACGTGGGTTTGATGTGCAGATATATTCTTCAATGTGCAGGAGACTACATCCAGCAATGTACTTGCTTGCTCTTGCCTACAGGACTCTAG